The Pirellulales bacterium genome has a window encoding:
- a CDS encoding sulfatase translates to MNQRFQCFAVLLLIGICHSAQAAPRNVVLFVTDDQGQDAGCYGNPVIKTPNLDRLAAAGTLFKFAFCTTASCSASRSVILTGMHNHANGHYGHEHSYHHFSSFDKVKSLPVMLSNAGYRTGRVGKYHVAPEAVYHFDEALPGNARSPLEMAENCRPFVAGSDKPFFLYFCTADPHRGGGQADELAHRPDRFGNKPDGKEYPGVTPVKYGPKEVVVPRFLPDTPTCRAELVQYYQSVSRVDQGLGRLIAVLKEAGVYDDTLIVYISDHGIAFPGAKTTAYEPGLRSPCIVRNPYAKQRCVVSEAMVSWVDLTPTILDFARATPKQAAFHGRTFLPVLEEARPDGWDEVYASHTFHEVTMYYPMRVVRGRRYKLIWNIAHPLPYPFASDLWEAPTWQDMYAKGGDALYGRRTVAAYIHRPPFELYDLESDPDEIQNLAADAGHQELLESLKGKLRAFQKRTGDPWLLKWDYE, encoded by the coding sequence ATGAATCAGCGGTTCCAATGCTTCGCGGTCCTGTTGCTGATTGGCATTTGCCACAGCGCGCAAGCCGCCCCGCGTAACGTCGTGCTGTTCGTCACCGACGACCAAGGCCAAGACGCGGGCTGCTACGGCAACCCCGTCATCAAGACGCCCAACCTCGACCGGCTGGCCGCCGCGGGGACGCTGTTCAAATTCGCCTTCTGTACCACGGCAAGCTGCAGCGCCAGCCGCTCGGTGATTCTGACGGGCATGCACAACCATGCCAACGGCCACTACGGCCACGAGCACAGCTATCACCACTTCAGCAGCTTCGACAAGGTGAAGAGCCTGCCCGTGATGCTGAGCAACGCCGGCTACCGCACGGGTCGCGTGGGCAAATATCACGTGGCGCCGGAAGCAGTCTATCATTTCGACGAGGCATTGCCTGGCAACGCGCGAAGTCCGCTGGAAATGGCGGAGAACTGCCGGCCATTCGTGGCCGGGTCGGACAAGCCGTTCTTCCTCTATTTCTGCACGGCCGATCCGCACCGCGGCGGCGGCCAGGCCGACGAACTTGCACATCGGCCCGATCGGTTTGGCAATAAACCGGACGGCAAAGAATATCCCGGCGTGACGCCGGTCAAGTACGGTCCGAAGGAGGTTGTCGTGCCCCGCTTCTTGCCCGACACGCCGACCTGCCGGGCGGAACTGGTGCAATACTACCAGTCGGTCTCGCGCGTCGACCAGGGACTCGGCCGGCTGATCGCGGTGCTGAAAGAGGCGGGCGTCTACGACGACACGTTGATCGTCTACATCTCCGACCACGGCATTGCGTTTCCCGGCGCGAAGACGACGGCCTACGAGCCGGGGCTGCGATCGCCATGCATCGTGCGGAATCCCTACGCCAAACAGCGCTGCGTGGTGAGCGAGGCGATGGTGAGCTGGGTCGATCTCACGCCGACGATTCTCGACTTCGCCCGTGCCACGCCCAAGCAGGCGGCGTTTCACGGCCGTACGTTCCTGCCGGTGCTGGAAGAGGCCCGCCCCGACGGCTGGGACGAAGTCTATGCCTCGCACACCTTCCACGAAGTGACGATGTATTACCCGATGCGCGTGGTCCGCGGCCGGCGCTACAAGCTGATCTGGAACATCGCCCATCCGCTGCCGTATCCCTTCGCCTCGGACCTCTGGGAAGCGCCCACCTGGCAAGACATGTATGCGAAAGGTGGCGACGCGCTTTACGGCCGGCGGACGGTGGCCGCCTATATCCATCGCCCGCCGTTCGAGCTGTACGATCTGGAAAGCGATCCCGATGAAATACAAAACCTGGCTGCGGACGCCGGCCACCAAGAGCTGTTGGAAAGCCTGAAAGGCAAGCTCAGGGCGTTCCAAAAGCGCACCGGCGACCCCTGGCTATTGAAATGGGACTATGAGTGA
- a CDS encoding cupin domain-containing protein, translating into MIQQLLGDFPLRQFIGEYFLRQPFSLPRGAAALTQLGSWPTVESVLSQPDADVLVVKEGRRWEGNRHPSPTEARQLFDDGYTVLVRHAERGHAEIAELAAGFERDFRAAVDVHIYCTPADQHGFGWHYDAEDVFILQTAGSKEYSLRKNTVNPWPLVEALPSDMRYEREIMPLSRCLLSAGDWLYLPHGYWHKAEAREASLSLAVGVMSPAALDVLDFLRQRLPDSIRWRQRLPVVGEASPLTAEELLEQHCEMFAELGADLAVWLGNEQLVRDFIASRGKSLDPLRRH; encoded by the coding sequence ATGATCCAACAGCTTCTCGGCGATTTTCCGCTCCGCCAGTTCATCGGCGAGTACTTTCTGCGGCAGCCGTTTTCGCTGCCGCGCGGGGCCGCGGCCCTCACGCAGCTTGGCAGTTGGCCGACCGTCGAGTCGGTTCTCTCTCAGCCCGACGCCGACGTGTTGGTCGTGAAAGAGGGCCGTCGCTGGGAAGGCAACCGTCATCCCTCGCCCACGGAAGCTCGGCAACTGTTCGACGATGGGTACACGGTCCTGGTCCGCCACGCCGAGCGCGGTCACGCCGAAATCGCCGAACTGGCGGCCGGCTTCGAGCGCGACTTTCGCGCCGCGGTCGACGTTCACATCTATTGCACTCCCGCCGATCAGCATGGCTTCGGCTGGCATTACGACGCCGAGGACGTCTTTATTTTGCAGACCGCGGGCAGCAAGGAATACTCGCTGCGCAAAAATACGGTCAACCCCTGGCCGCTGGTGGAAGCCTTGCCGAGCGACATGCGCTACGAGCGCGAGATCATGCCGCTTTCGCGGTGCCTGCTCTCCGCCGGGGATTGGCTCTATCTGCCGCACGGCTACTGGCACAAGGCCGAAGCCCGTGAGGCCTCGCTTTCGTTGGCCGTGGGCGTGATGAGCCCCGCCGCGCTCGACGTGCTCGACTTTCTTCGCCAGCGGCTGCCCGATTCGATCCGTTGGCGGCAGCGCTTGCCCGTTGTGGGCGAAGCCTCGCCGCTGACCGCAGAGGAGCTGTTGGAGCAGCACTGCGAGATGTTTGCCGAGCTCGGGGCCGACCTGGCGGTATGGCTTGGCAACGAGCAATTGGTGCGCGATTTCATCGCGTCGCGCGGGAAATCGCTCGATCCTTTGAGGCGGCATTAA
- a CDS encoding metal-sulfur cluster assembly factor, with product MPINEDTVREALKQVIDPELFINIIDLGLVYTVTVAEAAEGKSDVAIEMTMTSPACPAGPQLIQNSKDALSRLEGVGQVEVKLVMIPPWTPDRMTEDARDQLGIF from the coding sequence ATGCCCATCAACGAAGACACCGTTCGCGAAGCCCTGAAGCAAGTCATCGATCCCGAGCTGTTCATCAACATCATCGACTTGGGCCTGGTCTACACCGTCACGGTCGCCGAGGCGGCGGAAGGCAAGTCGGACGTTGCGATCGAGATGACGATGACCAGCCCCGCCTGCCCGGCCGGCCCGCAGTTGATCCAGAACTCCAAGGACGCGCTCTCGCGGCTCGAAGGCGTCGGGCAAGTCGAGGTCAAGCTGGTGATGATCCCACCTTGGACGCCCGACCGCATGACCGAAGACGCGCGGGACCAGTTGGGCATCTTCTAA
- a CDS encoding tetratricopeptide repeat protein: MRSENGDGGGGAGKATMPVSRSQSTVSRNRGSELSRKTSSLAKRRSRVSVKAKRARTSREVGTASFRELEKKYSAADKALRGRKPTQAVRLLQQLVRTEPREPLFHWRLGSALSELKQYTRAISQFKQALDLDPQNIAALGLLGRAYIEVGEWQRAEEAIQARLALQKSPHYYVFLAHVMIETRRYAAAMEYCRQAIELDPSFSEAFLNLGLTYRHEKRLEDAVAAFQKAIELDAKYAAAFRELGLTYYDLAKFGLAEAALRHCLSLNRHDGWGHLYLALSLQQTGDFTRAARHFEKARKNDPKNQFIKKKHDEFQRLRSKAGKTKPARGTRDANTP, encoded by the coding sequence ATGCGCAGCGAAAACGGCGACGGTGGCGGAGGCGCCGGCAAGGCGACGATGCCGGTCAGCCGAAGCCAATCGACAGTATCAAGAAATCGAGGCAGCGAGCTAAGCAGGAAGACGAGCAGCTTGGCAAAGAGGCGCTCGAGGGTCTCCGTCAAGGCAAAGCGAGCGAGAACGAGCCGTGAGGTCGGAACGGCCTCCTTCCGCGAGCTTGAAAAAAAATACAGTGCCGCCGATAAGGCGCTGCGTGGCCGCAAGCCTACGCAGGCCGTACGCTTGCTTCAACAACTGGTCAGAACCGAGCCTCGCGAACCACTTTTTCACTGGCGGTTGGGCAGCGCGCTGAGCGAGCTAAAGCAATACACGCGCGCGATTTCTCAGTTCAAGCAGGCTCTTGACCTCGATCCCCAAAACATCGCCGCACTCGGCTTGCTGGGTAGGGCGTATATCGAGGTGGGCGAGTGGCAACGCGCAGAAGAAGCGATTCAAGCCAGGCTAGCTCTGCAAAAGAGCCCACATTACTACGTTTTCTTGGCACATGTTATGATCGAGACGCGGCGGTATGCTGCGGCGATGGAATACTGCCGCCAAGCGATTGAGCTTGATCCATCGTTCTCGGAGGCGTTCTTGAACCTGGGCCTCACATATCGGCACGAGAAGCGGCTCGAAGACGCCGTCGCCGCATTTCAAAAAGCAATCGAGCTCGATGCAAAATACGCGGCTGCCTTCCGAGAGCTGGGATTGACCTATTACGATCTGGCCAAATTCGGCCTGGCCGAGGCAGCTCTGCGCCACTGTTTGTCGTTGAACCGCCACGACGGATGGGGACACCTTTATCTGGCTCTTTCACTACAGCAGACAGGCGACTTCACCCGTGCGGCAAGGCATTTTGAGAAAGCTCGCAAGAACGATCCAAAGAACCAGTTCATCAAGAAGAAGCACGACGAGTTCCAGCGGCTACGTTCAAAAGCCGGAAAAACGAAGCCTGCCCGTGGAACAAGAGATGCAAACACTCCTTGA
- a CDS encoding non-heme iron oxygenase ferredoxin subunit, translating to MARLSEMPDPGRIVVEVDDQLVVVLHVGGELFAIDDVCTHDGGPLGEGELEDHMIACPRHGAKFDVRTGAALTMPATRPTKVHEVKVEGDEIFVKLSE from the coding sequence GTGGCTCGACTCTCTGAGATGCCCGACCCCGGCCGGATCGTGGTCGAGGTGGACGACCAGTTGGTGGTCGTCCTGCACGTTGGGGGCGAGCTGTTCGCCATCGACGATGTATGCACGCACGACGGCGGTCCGTTGGGCGAGGGCGAGCTGGAAGACCACATGATCGCCTGCCCGCGGCACGGCGCGAAGTTCGACGTCCGCACCGGCGCCGCCTTGACCATGCCCGCCACGAGGCCGACGAAGGTGCATGAGGTCAAGGTGGAAGGGGACGAAATCTTCGTCAAGTTGAGTGAATAG
- the sufD gene encoding Fe-S cluster assembly protein SufD: MTETVATSGFTRDAFDAFLSSRQEPIWLSETRTAAWEAFEKMELPSRRDEEWMRTDIRLFRLDRFGMPVDLVPGLVLPPALLTESVDLAGRTVSLNSRPVEDDVDPDLAKQGVLFGNLDEMLAEHADLLRPHLFKVVNARADKFAALHAACFSGGAVVYVPRGVRVEKPFHMFSGLASGGVDLSHALIVLEEGAEATVLAETAGDDQASLHCGSIEIVVGSGAKLRYVNLQNWGAGTWHFAHQRAVVHRDAALQWTIGALGSRLAKVNQHVVLAGEGAETQVNGAMFTEGKQHLSYHTLQHHRAAHCRSDLLYKGALQDHSHLVWRGMIKVDPGAQKTNGYQRNDNLILTETARADSIPGLEIEADDVICTHGATAGRVDDQQIFYARCRGLTRNEAVRMIVAGFFQQVFDRITIESVREALGHAIGRRIREYD, encoded by the coding sequence ATGACTGAGACCGTAGCTACAAGCGGTTTTACCCGCGACGCCTTCGACGCCTTCTTGAGCAGCCGGCAGGAGCCGATCTGGCTGAGCGAGACACGCACGGCGGCCTGGGAAGCGTTCGAGAAGATGGAGCTTCCCTCTCGCCGCGACGAAGAGTGGATGCGCACCGACATCCGGCTGTTCAGGCTCGACCGTTTTGGCATGCCGGTCGACCTTGTGCCTGGGCTGGTCCTGCCGCCCGCTCTGCTGACGGAGAGCGTCGATCTGGCCGGTCGAACGGTGTCGCTCAACAGTCGGCCTGTGGAAGACGACGTCGATCCTGATCTGGCCAAGCAGGGCGTGCTGTTTGGCAATCTCGACGAGATGCTGGCCGAACATGCCGACCTGCTGCGGCCCCATCTGTTCAAGGTCGTCAACGCTCGGGCCGACAAATTCGCCGCGTTGCACGCCGCCTGTTTTTCGGGCGGCGCCGTGGTGTATGTGCCGCGCGGCGTGCGGGTCGAAAAGCCTTTCCACATGTTTTCCGGCTTGGCCTCCGGAGGGGTTGATCTCAGTCACGCGTTGATCGTGCTTGAAGAAGGGGCCGAAGCGACCGTGCTGGCCGAAACGGCCGGCGACGATCAGGCCAGCTTGCACTGCGGCTCGATCGAGATCGTCGTCGGCTCCGGCGCCAAGCTGCGCTACGTGAACCTGCAAAACTGGGGCGCCGGCACCTGGCACTTCGCGCATCAGCGGGCCGTGGTGCATCGCGACGCCGCGTTGCAGTGGACCATTGGCGCCCTGGGAAGCCGCTTGGCCAAAGTCAACCAGCACGTGGTGCTCGCCGGCGAGGGGGCCGAAACGCAAGTCAACGGCGCGATGTTCACGGAAGGCAAGCAGCATCTTTCCTATCACACATTGCAGCATCATCGGGCGGCCCATTGCCGCAGTGACCTGCTCTACAAAGGCGCCTTGCAAGATCATTCGCACCTCGTTTGGCGCGGGATGATCAAGGTCGATCCCGGCGCTCAAAAAACCAACGGCTATCAACGCAACGACAACCTGATTCTCACCGAGACGGCGCGGGCCGACTCGATTCCTGGATTGGAGATCGAGGCCGACGACGTGATCTGCACGCACGGCGCGACGGCGGGCCGCGTCGACGACCAGCAGATTTTTTATGCCCGCTGCCGCGGCCTGACTCGCAACGAGGCGGTGCGGATGATCGTGGCCGGGTTCTTTCAGCAGGTGTTCGACCGCATCACGATCGAAAGCGTCCGCGAGGCGCTGGGCCACGCCATTGGCCGTCGGATTCGGGAATACGATTAA